One genomic window of Candidatus Pseudobacter hemicellulosilyticus includes the following:
- a CDS encoding GNAT family N-acetyltransferase: MSTTSLVYPFTYQVKAGSNVANPMTTGPVEIARKLLCKPVSYAAVQHQVWTRFFLENHCTVTMRLLCLTTDLPVIYNWLPWRYTRFLKKEAHIRHLYETYSCVGDSSSSQSFLLLLNDAAIGQADVHHALQDDVSSYYTASQGDYRLELLIDPEKEVLDIPQYLLQTCQEFFFSFQEVERLVLLLEEGNPLIQKLEKAGFRFEARIISAEKTALLYICSRASMPL, from the coding sequence ATGTCTACAACCAGCTTAGTTTACCCGTTCACTTACCAGGTAAAAGCAGGTTCAAACGTGGCAAATCCTATGACCACCGGACCGGTTGAAATTGCCCGGAAATTGCTTTGCAAACCTGTCTCCTATGCCGCTGTGCAGCACCAGGTATGGACCAGATTCTTCCTGGAAAATCATTGCACAGTAACGATGCGATTGCTTTGCCTGACGACTGACCTGCCTGTGATTTACAACTGGCTCCCCTGGCGCTACACCAGGTTCCTGAAAAAAGAGGCCCATATCCGGCACCTGTACGAGACCTACTCCTGCGTAGGTGATTCGAGCTCCTCCCAATCCTTTTTGCTGTTATTGAATGATGCCGCCATCGGCCAGGCCGACGTGCACCATGCCCTGCAGGATGATGTGAGCTCCTATTACACGGCCAGCCAGGGCGATTATCGCCTGGAACTCCTGATTGACCCTGAAAAAGAAGTGCTGGATATTCCCCAGTACCTGCTGCAGACCTGCCAGGAATTCTTTTTCAGCTTCCAGGAAGTAGAGCGGCTGGTACTCCTGCTGGAAGAGGGTAATCCCCTGATCCAGAAACTGGAGAAAGCCGGATTCCGCTTTGAGGCCCGTATCATCAGTGCCGAAAAAACAGCCCTGCTGTATATCTGCTCCAGGGCCAGTATGCCATTGTAA
- a CDS encoding DNA-3-methyladenine glycosylase — MKKLDQSFYNRADVVKIAKEMLGKILVSHFDGVLTAGRIVETEAYEGVTDRASHAWNGRRTNRTEIMYGAAGTAYVYLCYGIHQLFNVVTNRTDVPHAVLVRALEPLEGIDQMLLRTGKPRLDHTLTRGPGNVARALGIHTRHTGFDLQGDTLYLADDGFVLKKTQWLATPRIGVDYAGEHAAWPYRFIVKDNPYVSGQRVKIRTVP, encoded by the coding sequence ATGAAAAAACTGGATCAATCGTTTTATAACAGGGCCGATGTGGTGAAGATAGCGAAAGAAATGCTTGGCAAGATCCTTGTCAGCCATTTTGATGGAGTGTTGACGGCCGGCCGTATTGTAGAAACAGAAGCTTATGAGGGCGTTACAGACCGCGCTTCTCATGCCTGGAACGGCCGCCGCACCAACCGGACGGAGATCATGTATGGCGCCGCAGGCACGGCCTATGTATATCTCTGCTATGGTATTCATCAGCTGTTCAACGTGGTCACCAACCGGACCGATGTGCCGCATGCCGTGCTGGTACGGGCTTTGGAGCCGCTGGAAGGCATTGACCAGATGTTGCTGCGCACCGGCAAGCCCCGGCTGGACCATACCCTCACCCGCGGCCCGGGAAATGTAGCCAGGGCCCTGGGCATCCATACCCGCCATACAGGCTTTGACCTGCAGGGCGATACCCTCTACCTGGCAGATGACGGCTTTGTCCTGAAAAAAACGCAGTGGCTGGCCACACCCCGCATTGGCGTGGACTATGCCGGGGAACATGCCGCCTGGCCCTATCGCTTTATTGTAAAAGATAATCCGTATGTTAGTGGACAGCGAGTAAAGATCAGGACCGTTCCGTAA
- a CDS encoding EI24 domain-containing protein yields MLKEIVIAVQSYFRAHRFISNHRMWKWILIPGILYTLLFMVGMYFFWISSDNAVTWLSHRLGIDRWLHRQSSGILSFFFMMGELMIRLILVLFYFSLFKYLFLIIGSPLFAYLSEKTDAMLTGKDFPFSTNQLLKDMGRGIRLSLRNTLWQTVYMVSLLILSFIPLVGWIVPVVAIFVECYYYGFSMLDYSCERHKLSPTASIDYIGKHKGLAIGNGMVFYLMHLVPFLGWVLAPSYAVIAATISLYHQEPTADL; encoded by the coding sequence TTGCTCAAAGAAATCGTCATTGCTGTTCAGTCCTATTTCAGAGCGCACCGGTTCATCAGTAATCACCGGATGTGGAAGTGGATCCTGATACCCGGCATCCTGTATACCCTGCTGTTCATGGTGGGCATGTATTTTTTCTGGATCTCCTCCGATAATGCCGTTACCTGGCTCAGTCACCGGCTGGGCATTGACCGCTGGCTGCACCGCCAGAGCAGCGGGATCCTCAGTTTCTTTTTTATGATGGGCGAACTCATGATCCGCCTCATCCTGGTACTGTTCTATTTCTCCCTTTTCAAATATTTGTTCCTGATCATCGGCTCACCGCTCTTTGCTTACCTGAGCGAGAAAACGGATGCCATGCTCACCGGCAAGGATTTCCCCTTCAGCACTAACCAACTGCTGAAGGATATGGGCCGCGGTATCCGCCTCTCCCTGCGCAATACCCTCTGGCAGACCGTCTACATGGTAAGCCTGCTCATCCTGTCCTTCATACCGCTGGTGGGCTGGATAGTGCCGGTGGTGGCTATCTTCGTGGAATGTTACTATTACGGTTTTTCCATGCTGGACTACAGCTGCGAGCGGCATAAGCTCTCCCCTACCGCCAGCATCGACTATATAGGTAAACACAAGGGACTGGCCATTGGCAATGGCATGGTCTTTTACCTCATGCACCTGGTGCCCTTCCTGGGCTGGGTGCTGGCCCCTTCCTATGCAGTGATTGCCGCTACCATCAGCCTGTATCACCAGGAACCCACGGCCGATCTTTAA
- a CDS encoding SAM-dependent methyltransferase, translating into MPTVYLIPSYLFDPSPETLSPAVLPAVQDCSVFFVENERSARRFLKSIWKEMVIDNYSWFTIHKAEAEVQAAFRQVLKEGKNIGIISEAGCPGVADPGQLLVQTAHAAGAKVKPLVGPSSILLALMASGMNGQQFRFVGYLPIDNGQRAKVIKDLEADARKNNCTQLFIETPYRNQQLLETLLKTCQPDSRLCIASDITAPDEFIRTLSIREWKQQAPALHKRPTIFCLIS; encoded by the coding sequence ATGCCTACCGTGTACCTGATCCCCTCCTACCTGTTTGATCCATCACCGGAAACCCTTTCACCTGCAGTATTGCCGGCGGTCCAGGATTGCTCCGTGTTCTTTGTGGAGAATGAACGCAGCGCCCGCCGCTTCCTGAAATCTATCTGGAAGGAAATGGTCATTGACAACTATAGCTGGTTCACTATCCATAAGGCGGAAGCCGAAGTACAGGCCGCATTCCGCCAGGTATTGAAAGAAGGGAAAAATATCGGCATCATCAGTGAAGCCGGCTGCCCCGGTGTGGCTGATCCCGGTCAGCTGCTGGTACAGACCGCCCATGCGGCCGGAGCAAAAGTAAAACCCCTGGTAGGTCCCAGTTCTATACTACTGGCCCTGATGGCCAGCGGCATGAACGGCCAGCAGTTCCGCTTTGTAGGTTACCTGCCTATTGATAACGGGCAGCGGGCAAAAGTCATTAAGGACCTGGAAGCCGATGCCCGGAAAAATAACTGCACACAGCTTTTTATTGAAACGCCCTATCGTAACCAGCAACTGCTGGAGACCCTGTTGAAGACCTGCCAGCCGGACTCACGGTTATGTATAGCCTCTGACATTACCGCTCCTGATGAATTTATCAGGACCCTTAGCATCCGGGAATGGAAACAGCAGGCACCGGCACTGCATAAGCGCCCCACCATTTTCTGCCTGATCAGTTGA
- a CDS encoding DASS family sodium-coupled anion symporter, whose protein sequence is MKTSSIKWLLPWLGLAAGVLIFFFLLLVNPFGVPPRAAQVLAIAGLMITWWVAEALPMPVVALTPLVLFPLMGLHTIREVSAGYADPVIFLFMGGFMLGLAIEKWDLHKRIALNIVNLTGTSGDRIVLGFILATGLISMWLSNTATTMMMFPIAASVIHVVTQNHKGNARLNNLALTIMLGIAYASNFGGIATIIGTPPNVAFVAYIRDKYDYNIPFASWALICTPIALLLLFSLYVVMTKILYPSRLAADDSTRQLIRAELKQLGPLSRAEKRVLCIFGGTALLWITRDLVNMNGYFKLDDNMIAIMGAIALFICPSGHPFKSRKILEWSDTTRMAWGILLLFGGGIALAASLEKAGLIEMLGQWIAGFSGSNILLLVFMITLVSLFISEVMSNIAQVIVFSPVIGGIADALHMNPILLGLPMALGASCASMMPMGTPPNAIVFASGHIRLGQMVKTGFVMNLVAVVLITLFCWWLVPLLLGI, encoded by the coding sequence TTGAAAACATCCTCCATCAAATGGCTGCTGCCCTGGCTGGGCCTTGCCGCCGGCGTGTTGATCTTTTTCTTCCTGCTGCTGGTCAATCCATTTGGTGTGCCGCCCCGGGCGGCGCAGGTACTGGCCATTGCCGGCCTTATGATCACCTGGTGGGTGGCCGAAGCCCTGCCCATGCCGGTAGTGGCGCTCACCCCCCTGGTCCTTTTCCCACTGATGGGCCTTCATACTATCCGGGAAGTGTCAGCCGGTTATGCGGATCCCGTGATCTTCCTGTTCATGGGCGGTTTTATGCTGGGACTGGCTATAGAAAAATGGGATCTCCACAAACGTATTGCCCTCAATATTGTCAATCTTACCGGCACCAGCGGCGACCGCATCGTGCTGGGCTTTATCCTGGCCACGGGTTTGATCAGCATGTGGCTCAGCAATACGGCTACCACTATGATGATGTTCCCGATTGCCGCTTCGGTGATCCATGTGGTGACCCAAAATCACAAGGGTAACGCCAGGCTCAATAACCTGGCCCTCACCATCATGCTGGGTATTGCCTATGCCTCCAATTTCGGTGGTATTGCCACCATCATCGGCACACCGCCCAACGTGGCTTTTGTGGCCTATATCCGCGATAAATACGATTACAATATTCCCTTTGCCAGCTGGGCGCTGATCTGTACGCCCATCGCCCTGCTGCTCCTGTTCTCGCTCTATGTGGTCATGACCAAAATCCTTTATCCCAGCCGGCTGGCGGCGGACGACAGCACCCGGCAGCTGATCCGCGCCGAGCTGAAACAGCTGGGGCCGCTCAGCAGGGCGGAAAAAAGAGTGCTGTGTATTTTTGGCGGCACGGCCCTGCTCTGGATCACGCGCGACCTGGTCAATATGAACGGGTATTTCAAACTGGATGATAATATGATTGCCATCATGGGCGCCATCGCCCTGTTCATCTGTCCTTCAGGCCATCCTTTCAAAAGCCGGAAGATCCTGGAGTGGAGTGATACTACCCGGATGGCCTGGGGTATCCTGCTGCTGTTTGGCGGCGGCATTGCCCTGGCGGCTTCCCTGGAAAAAGCGGGGCTGATAGAAATGCTGGGTCAGTGGATCGCCGGCTTCTCAGGGTCAAACATATTGTTGCTGGTGTTCATGATCACGCTGGTCTCCCTCTTTATCAGTGAAGTGATGAGCAATATTGCACAGGTGATCGTTTTCTCTCCCGTGATCGGCGGCATTGCGGATGCGCTGCACATGAATCCCATCCTGCTGGGCCTGCCGATGGCGCTGGGCGCCAGCTGCGCCAGTATGATGCCCATGGGAACGCCGCCCAACGCCATTGTATTTGCAAGCGGTCATATCCGGCTGGGACAAATGGTGAAAACAGGTTTTGTGATGAACCTGGTAGCGGTGGTGCTGATCACACTGTTCTGCTGGTGGCTGGTGCCGTTGCTGCTGGGGATCTAA
- a CDS encoding histidine kinase produces MTSLKTKLLFIGFWLVWTAMHMAIFLQWDFEWTVALADALVTNLVLLLICLVVSINLRFYRPHRIYVLSLCGGFSWLGVLFIKYLLQHFLPNAGDDYRYLMDNSLGVRFTVAFLFSGGAALLSELFYALQDKQQQQKRKDEAEKLARNAELFQLRQQLQPHFLFNSLNSISALTGSQPAQARKMIQQLSDFLRGTLKREEQQWISLDEELQHLQLYLDIEKVRFGHRLSTELQQDPNTGKLQIPHMLLQPVMENAIKFGLYDTIGDIIIRLHATLEPGYLLLSIQNPYDPETASPKHGTGFGLHSTKRRLYLLYGRNDLVITHAANAVFTTTIKIPQT; encoded by the coding sequence TATGGCTATCTTCCTGCAATGGGATTTTGAGTGGACAGTAGCCCTGGCAGACGCACTGGTCACCAACCTGGTACTCCTGCTCATCTGCCTGGTGGTCAGTATCAATCTCCGCTTCTACCGGCCGCACCGGATCTATGTACTATCCCTCTGCGGCGGCTTCAGCTGGCTGGGCGTACTCTTTATTAAATACCTGCTGCAACATTTCCTGCCCAACGCAGGCGATGATTACCGCTACCTGATGGACAATTCCCTGGGCGTACGGTTTACAGTAGCCTTTCTCTTCAGCGGTGGCGCCGCCCTGCTCAGTGAACTGTTCTATGCCCTGCAGGATAAACAGCAGCAGCAGAAAAGAAAGGACGAGGCCGAAAAACTTGCCCGGAACGCTGAGCTTTTCCAGCTGCGCCAGCAGCTGCAACCGCATTTCCTCTTCAACAGCCTCAATTCCATCAGCGCCCTCACCGGCAGCCAGCCGGCACAGGCCCGCAAAATGATCCAGCAGCTGTCCGACTTCCTGCGCGGCACCCTCAAACGGGAGGAACAGCAATGGATCAGCCTGGACGAAGAACTGCAGCACCTGCAGCTCTACCTGGATATTGAGAAAGTCCGGTTTGGCCACCGCCTCTCTACCGAACTCCAGCAGGACCCCAACACCGGCAAACTACAGATCCCGCATATGCTGCTGCAGCCCGTGATGGAGAACGCTATCAAGTTCGGCCTCTACGATACCATTGGCGACATCATTATCCGTCTGCACGCCACCCTGGAGCCCGGTTACCTGCTGCTCAGTATCCAGAACCCCTATGATCCTGAAACCGCCTCGCCAAAACATGGCACCGGCTTTGGCCTGCATTCTACCAAACGACGCCTCTACCTGCTGTATGGCCGCAACGACCTGGTGATCACCCATGCAGCCAATGCCGTTTTCACCACTACCATTAAAATACCACAGACATGA
- the upp gene encoding uracil phosphoribosyltransferase, whose protein sequence is MVINLSEQDSLLGMWVSELRDVQTQTDRMRFRRNLERIGEIAAYKISEQMEYVDREIQTPLGTSVCRALKEQPVLATVLRAGLPLHQGLLNYFDKADNAFISAYRKHNRDGSFEISLEYVSCPELEGRVLIIADAMLATGSSLVKTIQYLRDEGHPSEIHIVCAIACTVGIEFVKRSEPNVKIWCGDIDEELTAKGYIVPGLGDAGDLAYGTKVQM, encoded by the coding sequence ATGGTCATCAATCTAAGCGAACAGGATTCTCTGCTGGGTATGTGGGTCAGCGAACTGAGGGATGTGCAGACGCAGACAGACAGAATGCGCTTCCGGCGGAACCTGGAACGCATAGGAGAGATCGCGGCCTACAAGATCAGTGAACAAATGGAATATGTAGACCGGGAGATCCAGACACCACTGGGCACTTCCGTTTGCCGCGCGCTCAAAGAGCAGCCCGTGCTGGCCACTGTACTGCGCGCCGGCCTGCCCCTCCACCAGGGACTGCTCAATTATTTCGACAAGGCCGATAACGCCTTTATCTCCGCTTACCGCAAACACAACCGGGACGGCTCTTTTGAGATCAGCCTGGAATATGTGTCCTGCCCCGAGCTGGAAGGCCGCGTCCTTATCATTGCCGATGCCATGCTGGCCACAGGCTCCTCCCTGGTCAAGACCATCCAGTACCTCCGGGATGAAGGTCACCCCAGTGAGATCCATATCGTCTGCGCCATCGCCTGCACCGTAGGTATTGAATTCGTAAAACGCAGCGAACCCAACGTCAAAATATGGTGTGGCGACATTGATGAAGAACTGACTGCCAAGGGCTATATTGTTCCCGGACTGGGTGATGCGGGCGACCTTGCCTACGGCACCAAGGTCCAGATGTAA
- a CDS encoding PorP/SprF family type IX secretion system membrane protein encodes MRKFYLFIAGCLLVNTTWAQDPNFSQFFVSPLTLNPALTGKFNGDFRVAGNYRDQWPAISKAFITSTASFDLPVLRGKLSELDTWGVGIMAMTDKTANGILSTNQIAFTTAYHKGIDEDGLHQIGLGFQGTYNTKRLDGSKLNFETELDDNGGWTLPSGEIVDNREFNLSYFDVSVGALYNGSTDGYNNFYVGVAGYHLNKPKESFTEDNIEYTLHPRVTAHAGAAIPIGDISRTIYASALYSRQAGATNFVAGGAVGMMMNGDEENPTTFYAGIWGRFNNVNDAVIPYLGLEFGGFRLGASYDVNVSSLKTASQSRGGIEISLIYIKRPPGYKGIPCPRF; translated from the coding sequence ATGAGGAAATTTTACCTGTTCATTGCTGGTTGCCTGCTGGTAAATACTACCTGGGCACAGGATCCGAACTTTTCACAGTTCTTTGTTTCTCCACTAACCCTGAACCCGGCCCTGACAGGTAAGTTCAACGGTGATTTCCGGGTGGCCGGCAACTACCGGGACCAATGGCCCGCCATCAGTAAAGCCTTCATCACTTCCACCGCTTCCTTTGACCTGCCCGTCCTGCGCGGCAAGCTCTCTGAACTGGATACCTGGGGTGTAGGCATTATGGCCATGACCGATAAAACCGCCAACGGCATTCTCTCCACTAACCAGATCGCTTTCACTACCGCTTATCATAAAGGCATTGACGAGGACGGCCTGCACCAGATCGGCCTCGGCTTCCAGGGTACGTACAATACCAAAAGGCTGGACGGTTCCAAACTGAATTTTGAGACGGAGCTGGACGATAACGGCGGCTGGACCCTGCCCAGCGGCGAGATCGTAGACAACCGCGAGTTCAACCTCAGCTATTTTGATGTGAGCGTAGGCGCCCTCTACAACGGTTCCACTGACGGCTATAATAATTTCTATGTAGGGGTAGCCGGTTACCACCTCAACAAACCCAAAGAATCTTTTACAGAAGACAATATTGAATACACCCTGCATCCCCGGGTGACCGCCCATGCAGGCGCCGCCATTCCCATCGGGGATATCAGCCGCACCATTTATGCCAGTGCGTTATACAGCCGCCAGGCAGGCGCTACCAATTTTGTAGCCGGCGGCGCTGTAGGCATGATGATGAATGGGGACGAAGAAAATCCCACTACTTTTTATGCAGGCATCTGGGGCCGGTTCAACAATGTGAACGATGCCGTGATCCCCTATCTGGGACTGGAATTCGGCGGGTTCCGACTCGGCGCCTCTTATGATGTGAATGTCTCCAGCCTGAAGACTGCTTCGCAAAGCCGTGGCGGCATTGAGATATCTCTTATCTATATCAAGCGGCCACCAGGGTACAAAGGCATTCCCTGCCCCCGGTTTTAG
- a CDS encoding AraC family transcriptional regulator: MPLKLLSEQSGEIYLSAISPTSLWEYKLPDTLCLVASGPYGQFLLQEMTGTGYSLWYNTYQAQQQDTILLSGFPDQLRIPFMLRCGFPYSAGGLEDWNFYERSYHIYYTPDPLTRLRVEKDIVYSTVELFLPRERLEPLAAYYPALATLLRRMAAGEAATLGPGPLVASPPMVAILNSILSNRYTGPLRQWYLDLKVGELLLLAIQRATHVEPPPPVKLSAEEVSNIYEVRSLLLKQLDRSFSIDLLARKKGLTAHKLKRGFQKIYGTGIFDFLLEARMERAGALLLETHIPVEQVARLTGYHNLANFSVVFKKFYGYSPRYFRGK, encoded by the coding sequence ATGCCGCTGAAATTGCTGTCTGAGCAATCGGGCGAGATCTATTTGTCTGCTATTTCCCCAACCAGTCTCTGGGAGTATAAACTGCCGGATACCTTATGCCTGGTGGCTTCCGGCCCATACGGGCAATTCCTGTTGCAGGAAATGACCGGTACCGGGTATTCTTTGTGGTATAATACCTACCAGGCCCAGCAGCAGGATACCATTCTCCTGTCAGGATTCCCTGATCAGCTGCGTATCCCTTTTATGCTGCGCTGTGGCTTTCCCTATTCCGCCGGTGGCCTGGAAGACTGGAACTTCTATGAGCGGTCTTACCATATCTACTATACTCCGGACCCATTGACCCGGTTGCGCGTGGAGAAAGACATTGTCTACAGTACCGTGGAATTGTTCCTGCCCCGGGAACGGCTGGAGCCGCTGGCGGCTTATTACCCGGCGCTGGCCACCCTGCTGCGCCGGATGGCGGCAGGGGAAGCGGCCACCCTGGGTCCCGGCCCGCTGGTGGCCAGTCCGCCTATGGTAGCCATCCTCAACAGCATCCTCAGCAACCGGTATACCGGCCCGCTGCGGCAATGGTACCTGGACCTGAAAGTGGGGGAGCTGCTGCTGCTGGCCATCCAGCGGGCTACCCATGTGGAGCCGCCACCGCCGGTAAAGCTGAGCGCTGAAGAAGTGAGCAATATCTACGAAGTGCGGTCCCTGCTCCTGAAGCAGCTGGACAGGTCCTTTTCCATTGACCTGCTGGCGCGAAAGAAAGGCCTCACAGCCCATAAGCTCAAACGTGGCTTCCAGAAGATCTATGGCACCGGTATCTTTGATTTCCTGCTGGAGGCCAGGATGGAGCGTGCCGGCGCCCTGCTGCTGGAAACACATATACCTGTGGAGCAGGTGGCGCGCTTAACGGGGTATCATAACCTGGCGAATTTTTCCGTGGTGTTCAAGAAATTTTATGGATATTCCCCGAGGTATTTCCGGGGGAAGTAA
- a CDS encoding anhydro-N-acetylmuramic acid kinase, which produces MVYRTIGLMSGSALDGLDIVFVELHENARRWQYEILASATYPYPEEWVEKLRTATSLNALDYQLLHTDYGHYIGQQVNEFINRHGLQYKVQLIASHGHTSFHMPSRRMTAQLGDGAAIAAETGINVVSDLRAMDVALGGQGAPIVPVGEKLLLGEYDLFLNIGGIANLSYNHPGQYSAFDVCPGNRVLNMLAAKRQLHFDEGGALAAAGSLQPDLLEMLNDLEYYRLPAPKSLANDFGVHVVFPLLMGTSYSLEDKLRTYVEHIALQVRRSAEAVLAEKPAAGEARLLITGGGAHNTFLVERLRSQLQEIGVEVVVPDELLVDFKEAIVMALIGVLRWREEKNVFSSVTGSQRDSIGGAVWVGQD; this is translated from the coding sequence ATGGTATACCGGACAATAGGCCTCATGAGCGGCAGCGCCCTGGATGGGCTGGACATCGTTTTCGTTGAATTACATGAAAATGCCCGCCGGTGGCAGTATGAGATACTGGCCTCCGCCACCTATCCTTATCCGGAGGAATGGGTGGAAAAGCTGCGCACCGCTACCAGCCTGAATGCGCTGGACTATCAGCTGCTGCATACGGACTACGGTCATTATATTGGTCAGCAGGTCAATGAATTCATCAATCGCCACGGTCTGCAATACAAGGTGCAGCTGATTGCTTCTCATGGCCATACCAGCTTTCACATGCCTTCCCGCCGCATGACGGCCCAGCTGGGCGACGGGGCAGCCATTGCTGCTGAAACAGGCATCAACGTGGTCAGTGATCTCCGTGCCATGGATGTGGCGTTGGGTGGCCAGGGCGCTCCCATTGTGCCGGTGGGTGAAAAATTATTACTGGGAGAATATGATCTTTTTTTAAATATCGGCGGCATCGCCAACCTGTCCTACAATCATCCGGGTCAATACAGCGCCTTTGATGTTTGCCCGGGGAACAGGGTGCTCAATATGCTGGCTGCCAAAAGACAGCTGCACTTTGATGAAGGAGGAGCCCTGGCCGCTGCGGGCAGCCTGCAGCCGGACCTGCTGGAGATGCTCAACGATTTGGAATATTATCGTTTGCCCGCGCCCAAATCGCTGGCCAATGATTTTGGGGTACATGTGGTGTTCCCGCTGCTGATGGGGACCAGTTATTCTCTGGAAGATAAATTACGGACCTATGTAGAGCATATCGCCCTACAGGTGAGGCGGTCGGCGGAGGCCGTACTGGCCGAAAAGCCTGCTGCGGGCGAAGCGCGGTTGCTGATCACCGGCGGCGGTGCGCACAATACTTTCCTGGTAGAGCGGCTTCGATCCCAGCTGCAGGAAATTGGTGTGGAAGTGGTAGTGCCGGATGAACTGCTGGTTGATTTTAAGGAGGCTATCGTAATGGCGCTGATCGGTGTACTGCGCTGGCGGGAAGAAAAAAATGTTTTCAGCTCGGTGACCGGTTCACAGCGGGATAGCATTGGCGGGGCTGTCTGGGTTGGACAGGATTAA
- a CDS encoding type II toxin-antitoxin system RelE/ParE family toxin gives MAEEVIEEVLWTDSAKLTFSKIVDYLSEEWTEREVGNFVKHVNDMLSALKSFPEMCRPSQKRKYVRIGILNRHTQMVYHYRPGQKQLTVLLFWNFKQDPSRFKY, from the coding sequence ATGGCTGAAGAAGTAATTGAAGAGGTCTTATGGACAGACAGTGCAAAACTTACTTTTAGCAAAATTGTAGATTATCTAAGTGAGGAATGGACGGAGAGAGAGGTTGGTAATTTTGTGAAGCATGTTAATGATATGCTATCTGCATTAAAGTCTTTCCCTGAGATGTGCCGTCCTTCACAAAAAAGAAAATATGTCCGTATAGGCATCCTTAACAGGCATACCCAGATGGTCTACCACTACAGACCAGGTCAAAAGCAACTAACAGTCCTGTTATTCTGGAATTTTAAACAGGATCCCTCCCGCTTCAAATATTAA
- a CDS encoding response regulator, with translation MIKAIVIDDEPLARSIVLEYLQQHPSITVVQECNDGFEGVKAIQQHQPDLLFLDIQMPKINGFEMLELIEQPPAVIFTTAFDEYAIKAFENHATDYLLKPFSQERFDKAVHKWLEQRVQATPRPDTAPLLEAASQQGPQSHRIVVKTGGRIRIIPMEDIHFLEAADDYVKIHTKEGVHLKNKTMAHFERSLDPALFVRTHRSFFVNVQLITRLDPYEKESYSALLTTGARVPVSKTGYTKLKSVLGL, from the coding sequence ATGATCAAGGCAATTGTAATAGACGATGAACCGCTGGCAAGATCCATTGTGCTGGAATACCTCCAGCAACATCCTTCCATCACCGTAGTGCAGGAATGCAATGACGGTTTTGAAGGGGTCAAAGCTATCCAGCAGCACCAGCCTGATCTGCTCTTCCTGGATATACAGATGCCCAAGATCAATGGCTTTGAAATGCTGGAGCTGATAGAGCAGCCGCCGGCTGTTATCTTCACCACCGCCTTTGATGAATATGCTATCAAAGCATTTGAGAACCATGCTACGGATTACCTGCTAAAACCTTTCAGCCAGGAACGTTTTGATAAGGCGGTACACAAATGGCTGGAGCAGCGGGTACAGGCCACGCCCAGGCCGGATACCGCTCCCTTGCTGGAAGCCGCGTCACAGCAGGGCCCGCAGAGCCACCGCATTGTAGTGAAGACCGGCGGCCGGATCCGCATTATTCCTATGGAGGATATTCATTTCCTGGAAGCGGCGGACGACTATGTAAAGATCCACACCAAAGAAGGCGTGCACCTGAAGAACAAGACCATGGCGCATTTTGAAAGATCGCTGGACCCCGCGTTGTTTGTGCGCACCCACCGCTCCTTTTTTGTGAATGTGCAGCTGATCACGCGCCTGGATCCCTATGAGAAGGAAAGCTATTCCGCCCTGCTGACTACCGGCGCAAGAGTGCCGGTGAGCAAAACGGGGTATACGAAATTGAAGTCGGTGCTGGGGTTGTAA